The Patagioenas fasciata isolate bPatFas1 chromosome 25, bPatFas1.hap1, whole genome shotgun sequence genome includes a region encoding these proteins:
- the LOC136112443 gene encoding CCN family member 2-like isoform X2 encodes MHFSSGEEPPALCHRPGLQPRGKRFQNALCLELLRIPPVPAERAEPQACASPCRCAPPAPQCPPGTSHVLDACGCCKVCARQLGELCSPQKPCDHHKGLYCDFSKTHRGSGICLAHEGATCDLLGKIYHNGESFQPTCTLQCICMDGAIGCIPLCSADLRLPSPACPRPRRVRFRNKCCEEWVCEEGTEENRFEMAMAVFREDPAHQPELNDLQENCLVQTTEWSACSRSCGMGISARVTNDNPQCRLEKETRLCMVRPCDFPMEKTKKGKKCVRTPKPRRSLRFEFSGCTSTRSYRPKFCGSCTDGRCCTPYVTSTVEVEFRCPEGDLFQRKMMFIKMCSCHYDCPRDNDIFLATYHRRMIGDHVKMERQ; translated from the exons ATGCACTTCAGCAGCGGGGAAGAGCCCCCTGCGCTGTGCCATCGCCCTGGGCTGCAGCCCAGGGGGAAGCGTTTCCAAAACGCTTTGTGCTTGGAGCTGTTGAGAATTCCGCCGGTTCCTGCTGAGCGG GCGGAACCGCAGGCCTGCGCGTCCCCGTGCCGCTGTGCCCCCCCGGCTCCGCAGTGCCCCCCCGGCACCAGCCACGTCCTGGACGCCTGCGGCTGCTGCAAGGTGTGCGCCAGGCAGCTGGGCGAGCTCTGCTCCCCGCAGAAACCCTGCGATCACCACAAGGGACTCTACTGCGACTTCTCCAAAACCCACAGAGGCAGCGGGATCTGCTTAG ctCACGAGGGCGCGACTTGTGACCTGCTGGGCAAGATCTACCACAACGGGGAGAGCTTCCAGCCCACCTGCACGCTGCAGTGCATCTGCATGGACGGGGCCATCGGCTGCATCCCGCTCTGCTCCGCCGACCTGCGCCTGCCGTCCCCCGCgtgcccccgcccccgccgcgtgAGGTTCCGCAATAAGTGCTGTGAGGAGTGGGTCTGTGAGGAGGGCACTGAGGAAAACCGCTTTGAAATGGCCATGGCGG TTTTCAGGGAGGATCCTGCACACCAGCCGGAGCTGAACGATCTGCAGGAGAACTGCTTGGTGCAGACCACTGAGTGGAGCGCGTGCTCCAGGAGCTGCGGCATGGGCATCTCTGCCCGAGTGACCAACGACAACCCCCAGTGCCGCCTGGAGAAGGAGACCCGGCTCTGCATGGTCCGGCCCTGTGACTTTCCCATGGAGAAGACCAAG AAGGGGAAGAAGTGTGTGCGGACCCCTAAGCCACGCCGGAGCCTCCGCTTTGAGTTTTCCGGCTGCACCAGCACCCGTTCCTACCGACCCAAGTTCTGCGGCAGCTGCACAGACGGTCGCTGCTGCACCCCGTATGTCACCAGCACTGTGGAGGTGGAGTTCCGCTGCCCCGAGGGGGACCTCTTCCAGCGGAAGATGATGTTCATCAAGATGTGCTCCTGCCACTACGACTGCCCCCGAGACAATGACATCTTCCTGGCCACGTATCACAGGAGGATGATCGGAGACCATGTCAAGATGGAGAGGCAGTAG